A genomic window from Rhizobium sp. Pop5 includes:
- a CDS encoding carboxymuconolactone decarboxylase family protein, translating into MQERMGNPALVIPEAMQALAALSKIPADTGLSPKLLELVNLRASQINGCSVCIDGHPRIAKKLGETDERLFAVSAWRDTPYFSDAERAALALTEAVTRLSDRADPVSDEIWDEATRHYDGRSLAALVIAIANINVWNRLNIATRQIAGAWKP; encoded by the coding sequence ATGCAGGAAAGAATGGGAAATCCTGCCCTCGTCATCCCCGAGGCGATGCAGGCGCTGGCTGCCCTCAGCAAAATACCGGCCGACACCGGCCTGTCGCCCAAGCTGCTCGAACTCGTCAATCTGCGCGCCAGCCAGATCAACGGCTGCAGCGTCTGCATCGACGGACATCCCCGCATCGCAAAGAAGCTCGGAGAGACGGATGAAAGGCTTTTCGCGGTCAGCGCCTGGCGCGACACGCCCTATTTCAGCGACGCCGAACGGGCAGCCCTTGCCTTGACCGAAGCGGTGACCCGCCTCAGCGACCGCGCCGACCCGGTGTCGGACGAAATCTGGGACGAAGCAACCCGGCATTATGACGGCAGGAGTCTTGCCGCGCTCGTCATCGCTATCGCCAATATCAATGTCTGGAACCGGCTGAACATCGCCACCCG
- a CDS encoding sigma-70 family RNA polymerase sigma factor — protein MDEEKWLADEFEANRAHLKAAAYRMLGSRSEADDAVQEAWLRLNRTDATGVCNLGGWLTTVVARICLDMLRARKTRREEPLELPVHGGITDPAKDPEREAAFADSVGLALLVVLQTLAPAERVAFVLHDMFDLPFDEIAAIIGRSSVATRQLASRARRRVQGTDETPDVDFERKRMIAEAFLAASRRGDLEALVAVLAPDVVFRPDATAAQFGRGGELRGAHEVAELFKGRAQTAVTALVDGELGYIVRVAGEIRVVVALTIADGKILAIDAFADPDHLARVDYSVLSH, from the coding sequence ATGGACGAGGAAAAATGGCTGGCCGATGAATTCGAAGCAAACAGGGCGCATCTGAAAGCGGCCGCCTATCGCATGCTCGGCTCGCGCAGCGAGGCTGACGATGCCGTTCAGGAGGCCTGGCTGCGGCTCAACCGCACGGACGCGACCGGTGTCTGCAATCTTGGCGGCTGGCTGACGACTGTGGTGGCGCGCATCTGCCTCGACATGCTGCGAGCGCGCAAGACCCGTCGCGAGGAGCCGCTGGAATTGCCCGTCCATGGCGGGATCACCGATCCGGCCAAGGATCCGGAGCGCGAGGCGGCCTTTGCCGATTCGGTCGGCCTCGCGCTGCTCGTCGTGCTGCAGACGCTGGCGCCCGCCGAACGTGTCGCCTTCGTGCTGCACGACATGTTCGATCTGCCATTCGACGAGATTGCAGCGATCATCGGCCGTTCATCCGTCGCCACACGGCAGCTCGCAAGCCGCGCCCGCCGCCGGGTGCAGGGCACGGACGAGACGCCGGATGTCGATTTCGAGCGCAAGCGGATGATCGCCGAGGCCTTTCTCGCCGCATCGCGCAGAGGCGATCTCGAGGCGCTCGTCGCCGTGCTGGCTCCCGATGTCGTCTTCCGGCCCGATGCGACGGCGGCGCAATTTGGAAGAGGCGGCGAACTCCGCGGCGCTCACGAGGTCGCCGAACTTTTCAAGGGTCGTGCACAGACCGCGGTAACCGCTCTCGTCGACGGCGAACTCGGTTACATCGTGCGTGTCGCGGGCGAGATCCGTGTCGTCGTGGCGCTCACCATTGCCGACGGCAAGATCCTGGCGATCGATGCCTTCGCCGATCCGGACCATCTCGCTCGGGTCGACTATTCAGTTCTTTCCCATTGA
- a CDS encoding amidohydrolase/deacetylase family metallohydrolase has protein sequence MSGDQAKKPLLLTNVRPMAFGAGTPDGTVDILVGGDGRIIEIGPSLSVQRDVTRIDGKGAFISPGWIDLHVHIWHGGTDISIRPSECGVERGVTTLVDAGSAGEANFHGFREYIIETSRERIKAFLNLGSIGLVACNRVAELRDIRDIDLDRILEVYAANSDHIVGIKVRASHVITGSWGVTPVKLGKKIAKILKVPMMVHVGEPPALYDEVLEILGPGDVVTHCFNGKAGSSIMEDEDLFYLAERCASEGIRLDIGHGGASFSFKVAEAAIARGLLPFSISTDLHGHSMNFPVWDLATTMSKLLSVGMPFDKVVEAVTHAPASVIKLSMENRLAVGSQAEFTIFDLVDSELEATDSNGDVSVLNKLFEPRYAVIGADAFAASRYVPRARKLVRHSHGYSYR, from the coding sequence ATGTCCGGGGACCAGGCGAAGAAACCGCTCCTGCTCACCAATGTCAGGCCCATGGCTTTCGGCGCCGGCACGCCTGATGGAACGGTCGATATTCTCGTCGGTGGCGACGGCAGGATTATCGAGATCGGTCCTTCGCTCAGTGTTCAACGTGACGTCACACGCATCGACGGCAAGGGTGCCTTCATTTCGCCCGGCTGGATCGATCTGCATGTGCATATCTGGCATGGCGGCACGGATATTTCCATTCGCCCCTCCGAATGCGGCGTCGAGCGCGGCGTGACCACGCTGGTCGATGCCGGTTCGGCCGGCGAGGCGAATTTCCATGGTTTCCGGGAATATATCATCGAAACCTCGCGCGAACGCATCAAGGCCTTCCTGAACCTCGGCTCGATCGGTCTCGTCGCCTGCAACCGCGTTGCCGAACTCAGGGATATTAGAGATATCGACCTCGACCGCATCCTCGAAGTCTATGCCGCAAACAGCGACCATATCGTCGGCATCAAGGTGCGCGCCAGCCATGTCATCACCGGGTCCTGGGGTGTCACCCCCGTCAAGCTCGGCAAGAAAATCGCCAAGATCCTGAAAGTGCCGATGATGGTGCATGTCGGCGAGCCACCGGCGCTCTATGACGAGGTGCTGGAGATTCTCGGCCCCGGCGACGTCGTCACCCACTGCTTCAATGGCAAGGCGGGTTCGAGCATCATGGAAGACGAAGACCTCTTCTATCTCGCCGAGCGCTGCGCCTCCGAGGGCATCCGCCTCGACATCGGCCATGGCGGCGCCTCCTTCTCCTTCAAGGTCGCCGAAGCGGCGATCGCGCGCGGGCTTCTGCCCTTCTCGATCTCCACCGACCTGCACGGCCATTCGATGAACTTCCCGGTCTGGGACCTCGCGACGACGATGTCGAAGCTACTGAGCGTCGGCATGCCCTTCGACAAGGTGGTCGAAGCCGTCACCCATGCGCCGGCATCCGTCATCAAGCTGTCGATGGAAAACCGGCTTGCGGTCGGCTCGCAAGCCGAATTCACCATTTTCGATCTCGTCGACTCCGAACTCGAAGCCACGGATTCCAACGGTGATGTCTCGGTTCTCAACAAGCTGTTCGAGCCGCGCTACGCGGTAATCGGTGCCGACGCCTTCGCTGCAAGCCGGTACGTGCCGCGAGCGCGCAAGCTTGTGCGCCACAGCCATGGTTATTCTTACAGATAG
- a CDS encoding IclR family transcriptional regulator, which yields MRCVELDGKTSPEVYSDDEALAAESGGKGARRARVSGIDRALQVIDHLYETGSPAGVYAIAKAVKAPLSTVYVIVDDLVEKNMLTRQADGSIWLGARLYHYGLAYARSLDFMSIATHEMHDLCRQAGETVQVCGRDGDYMLVLAMADGPSHFQVASRVGTRVPLNWTASGRLLVGHLPEEERIELFKRCARSSPTGRAEIDPGTLSEAAGKAFGARLSIQAGESDYAVACIASPICDRDGQCVATISIVLPEQKAFSDENHYTAHVRSSAEHIEKLMGWRNR from the coding sequence ATGAGGTGCGTGGAATTGGACGGAAAGACATCGCCCGAAGTTTACTCCGACGATGAAGCCCTTGCCGCCGAAAGCGGCGGCAAGGGCGCACGGCGTGCGCGCGTCAGCGGCATCGACCGGGCGCTTCAGGTAATCGATCATCTCTATGAGACCGGCTCGCCGGCCGGCGTCTATGCCATTGCCAAGGCAGTCAAGGCGCCGCTGTCGACCGTTTACGTCATCGTCGACGACCTCGTCGAAAAGAACATGCTGACGCGCCAGGCCGACGGCTCGATCTGGCTCGGCGCGCGGCTCTACCACTACGGCCTCGCCTATGCCCGATCGCTGGATTTCATGAGCATCGCCACACACGAAATGCACGATCTCTGCCGCCAAGCCGGCGAGACCGTGCAGGTCTGCGGCCGCGACGGCGATTATATGCTGGTGCTTGCCATGGCTGACGGCCCCAGTCATTTCCAGGTGGCGTCGCGCGTCGGCACCCGTGTGCCGCTCAACTGGACGGCGTCCGGCCGCCTGCTCGTCGGCCACCTGCCCGAGGAAGAGCGCATCGAACTCTTCAAGCGCTGCGCTCGCTCCTCGCCGACCGGCCGCGCAGAGATCGACCCGGGCACGCTGTCGGAAGCCGCCGGCAAGGCCTTCGGGGCGCGCCTGTCGATCCAGGCCGGTGAATCGGACTATGCGGTGGCCTGCATCGCCTCGCCGATCTGCGATCGCGACGGCCAATGCGTCGCTACCATCTCCATAGTATTGCCGGAGCAGAAGGCGTTTTCCGATGAAAACCACTATACTGCCCACGTGCGCAGTTCGGCGGAACATATCGAAAAGCTGATGGGGTGGCGAAACCGCTGA
- a CDS encoding SDR family oxidoreductase, which yields MTNYPTPPFPSQKQPMPGFTAQMDPVPDHGEESYRGADRLKGKRAIITGGDSGIGRAVAIAYAREGADLVISYLDEDEDADETKRLVERAGRKAVLVSGDIQDPAQCRQIVETAVKELGGIDILVNNAAHQASFKSIDEISDEEWELTFKVNIHAMFYLTKAAVAHMKPGSAIINTASINSDSPNPTLLAYATTKGAIQNFTAGLAQLLAEKGIRANAVAPGPIWTPLIPSTLPEESVSNFGKQVPMKRPGQPAELATAYVMLADPLSSYVSGTTIAVTGGKPIL from the coding sequence ATGACAAATTACCCGACACCGCCTTTCCCGTCCCAGAAGCAGCCGATGCCGGGTTTCACGGCGCAAATGGACCCGGTTCCCGATCACGGCGAGGAGAGTTATCGCGGCGCAGACCGGCTCAAGGGCAAGCGGGCGATCATCACCGGCGGCGATAGCGGCATCGGCCGGGCGGTGGCGATCGCTTATGCCAGGGAAGGCGCCGATCTGGTGATTTCCTATCTCGATGAAGACGAGGACGCCGACGAGACGAAGCGGCTCGTCGAGCGGGCGGGACGCAAGGCCGTCCTCGTCAGCGGCGATATCCAGGATCCTGCCCAGTGCCGACAGATCGTCGAAACCGCGGTCAAGGAGCTCGGCGGCATCGATATTCTCGTCAACAACGCCGCCCATCAGGCAAGTTTCAAGAGCATCGACGAGATCAGTGACGAAGAGTGGGAACTGACCTTCAAGGTCAATATCCACGCGATGTTCTACCTGACCAAGGCAGCCGTCGCCCACATGAAGCCCGGCAGCGCCATCATCAACACGGCCTCGATCAATTCCGACAGCCCGAACCCGACGCTGCTCGCCTATGCGACGACCAAGGGCGCGATCCAGAATTTCACCGCCGGCCTTGCCCAACTACTGGCTGAGAAGGGCATTCGCGCCAATGCCGTGGCTCCAGGTCCGATCTGGACGCCGCTCATTCCTTCGACGTTGCCCGAGGAAAGCGTCAGCAATTTCGGCAAGCAGGTGCCGATGAAACGGCCCGGCCAGCCGGCCGAGCTTGCGACAGCCTATGTAATGCTGGCCGATCCCCTGTCGAGCTATGTCTCCGGCACGACAATCGCGGTCACAGGTGGCAAACCGATCCTTTGA
- a CDS encoding TetR/AcrR family transcriptional regulator translates to MSRTSSAKKSETSNEISAVAPEDRIPPRERIVSTALELFREHGIRGIGVDAIADAALTNKMTLYRHFGSKDELVCETLRRASEKASVIWRELEVEHPGDPRAQLDAWVDMRAQCLNGEPAGCDLANAAIELKGEGHPAHEMIERHKAEQRDRLVGLCSAAGAREPQLLADTLTLLLEGARVSRQAMGADGCCGHFAKACRAAIASFA, encoded by the coding sequence ATGTCAAGGACTTCGTCCGCAAAAAAATCAGAAACTTCGAATGAAATCTCCGCAGTCGCTCCAGAAGATCGCATCCCGCCGCGGGAGCGTATTGTCTCGACTGCCTTGGAGCTTTTCCGCGAGCACGGTATCCGCGGCATCGGCGTCGATGCCATCGCCGACGCGGCTCTCACCAACAAAATGACGCTTTATCGGCATTTTGGCTCGAAGGATGAACTCGTCTGCGAAACACTGCGCCGGGCCTCTGAAAAGGCGAGCGTCATCTGGCGTGAGCTGGAGGTGGAGCATCCCGGCGATCCGCGTGCCCAGCTGGATGCCTGGGTGGATATGCGGGCGCAGTGTCTCAACGGCGAGCCCGCCGGTTGCGATCTCGCCAACGCCGCTATCGAACTCAAGGGCGAGGGCCATCCCGCTCATGAGATGATCGAACGGCACAAGGCAGAGCAGCGCGATCGCCTGGTCGGACTCTGTTCGGCGGCCGGTGCGCGCGAGCCCCAGTTGCTTGCCGATACGCTGACGCTGCTTCTCGAAGGTGCGCGTGTCAGCCGCCAGGCCATGGGCGCCGATGGATGCTGCGGCCATTTCGCCAAGGCCTGCAGGGCAGCGATCGCCTCCTTCGCCTGA
- a CDS encoding DUF1810 domain-containing protein, with protein sequence MAGEIDYNLHRFIDAQNGVYEKALSELKAGRKTSHWMWFIFPQIAGLGTSVMAEKYAIRSAEEAAAYLADPILSSRLLRCVEAILSVKGRSAHEILGSPDDLKLRSSMTLFAAVSDHGSPFHRAIEHFYQGKFDERTTTILGAGD encoded by the coding sequence ATGGCCGGCGAGATCGACTACAATCTTCACCGCTTCATCGACGCCCAGAACGGCGTCTATGAAAAGGCGCTCTCCGAGCTGAAAGCCGGGCGCAAGACCTCTCATTGGATGTGGTTCATCTTCCCGCAGATCGCTGGTCTCGGCACCTCTGTCATGGCCGAGAAATATGCTATCCGTTCGGCCGAGGAAGCCGCCGCCTATCTCGCCGATCCCATTCTCTCGAGCCGGCTGCTGCGCTGCGTCGAAGCGATCCTGTCCGTCAAGGGCCGATCCGCCCATGAGATCCTCGGCTCACCCGACGACCTCAAATTACGCTCGTCGATGACCTTGTTTGCGGCAGTCAGCGACCACGGCTCGCCCTTCCACCGGGCAATCGAGCATTTCTATCAGGGAAAATTCGACGAGCGCACGACGACGATCCTCGGCGCCGGCGATTAG
- a CDS encoding amidase — MSKSFGAMSIAQLSVLIQGGAADPVEVAEAIFGSIADYADKAVFTVLTESRAMEEALASSKRLREGRSLGLLDGVPIAWKDLFDIEGLATTAGSVLLAADAPAERDAAVVAFLRQAGMVAVGRTNMSEFAFSGLGINPHYGTPVNPRSADLPRIPGGSSSGAGVAVAAGLVPVAMGTDTGGSVRIPAALNGIVGYKATRGRYAMEGVYPLAKSLDSLGPLCRTVKDAVWIDAAMRGLTAPEIVERPLHGVELLVPENIVFDGVEPGVVAAFEAALERLQKAGAGVSRIIIPAFSEIFDLMARYGPLVTAEAFALHHERLAGADADRMDRRVVMRTRLGSKTTLPDYIAILDARNRLIADTERLVGNRLIAFPTVAHVAPPIGPLEQDDDLFFATNNKTLRNTALGNFLDWCGVSIPCGAGEAGMPVALLLSATARRDEALLGTSLAAEAFIRGDFT; from the coding sequence ATGAGCAAATCCTTCGGTGCGATGTCGATCGCGCAGCTTTCCGTTCTCATTCAAGGTGGCGCGGCCGATCCGGTTGAAGTGGCTGAGGCGATCTTCGGATCCATCGCCGACTATGCCGACAAGGCCGTTTTCACGGTGCTCACCGAAAGCCGGGCGATGGAAGAGGCACTCGCCTCCTCGAAGCGTCTGCGGGAGGGGCGTTCGCTCGGATTGCTGGACGGCGTTCCAATCGCCTGGAAGGATCTTTTCGACATTGAAGGCCTGGCGACCACGGCCGGTTCCGTCCTCTTGGCCGCGGATGCACCAGCCGAGCGCGATGCTGCCGTCGTCGCCTTTCTCCGACAGGCTGGCATGGTTGCCGTCGGTCGCACCAATATGAGCGAATTCGCTTTCTCTGGCCTTGGTATCAATCCGCATTACGGTACGCCCGTCAATCCGCGAAGCGCTGATCTTCCGCGCATTCCCGGCGGTTCATCCTCGGGTGCCGGCGTCGCGGTTGCAGCCGGGCTGGTGCCGGTTGCGATGGGCACGGATACCGGCGGCTCGGTTCGTATTCCCGCCGCTTTAAACGGCATCGTCGGCTATAAGGCGACCCGTGGCCGCTATGCGATGGAGGGTGTCTATCCCTTGGCAAAAAGCCTGGACTCGCTGGGGCCGCTATGCCGCACCGTGAAGGACGCGGTCTGGATCGATGCTGCCATGCGGGGGCTGACGGCGCCTGAGATCGTCGAGCGTCCGTTGCATGGAGTGGAACTGCTCGTGCCAGAAAATATCGTCTTCGATGGAGTGGAGCCCGGCGTCGTCGCCGCGTTCGAGGCGGCTTTGGAACGTCTTCAAAAGGCCGGCGCCGGTGTTTCCCGCATCATCATTCCCGCTTTCTCCGAGATATTCGATCTGATGGCGAGATATGGTCCCTTGGTAACGGCGGAAGCTTTCGCGCTTCACCACGAACGTTTGGCGGGAGCCGATGCGGACCGAATGGACCGCCGGGTCGTCATGCGCACCCGCTTGGGAAGCAAGACAACGCTGCCTGACTATATCGCGATCCTCGATGCCCGCAACCGCCTTATCGCCGACACTGAGCGCCTTGTCGGCAACCGGCTGATCGCTTTTCCCACGGTCGCCCATGTCGCTCCGCCGATAGGACCGCTGGAACAGGATGACGATCTGTTTTTCGCAACGAACAACAAGACACTGCGCAACACCGCGCTCGGCAATTTCCTCGATTGGTGTGGCGTCTCCATTCCTTGCGGCGCCGGGGAGGCCGGCATGCCGGTCGCACTGCTGCTTTCGGCGACGGCCCGCCGCGACGAGGCGCTGCTCGGGACAAGCCTTGCCGCCGAGGCGTTCATCCGCGGCGATTTTACCTGA
- a CDS encoding sugar phosphate isomerase/epimerase, with product MQVLQNGRFAVSTWSLHRLLGAVHAYSPDPDKNAAPKEPYGPGAAALIDMPAALAVRGIHRLEICSFHLPSLDSAYLHELRDAMAASNVLFQTLLVEDGDPSHAETAQRDVEWMAEWSGIAAALGAQRMRVIAGKQKPTEENLARAARHLNWLAEKAEGSGVRVVVENWFDLLPSPVEMNWLLDRLDGKVGLNGDLGNWAAPAKYQGLADIMHRAEICHAKADYGAAGLDAEDYRKCLEMCEQAGYAGPFTLIYDSPFFADEWDGILLQKQFIEDFLCEAPARRTA from the coding sequence ATGCAGGTTTTGCAGAACGGACGCTTCGCGGTTTCGACTTGGTCGCTGCATCGGCTGCTTGGCGCCGTCCATGCCTATAGTCCCGATCCCGACAAAAATGCTGCGCCGAAGGAGCCCTACGGTCCCGGTGCCGCGGCGCTGATCGACATGCCGGCGGCGCTCGCGGTACGCGGCATCCACCGGCTGGAGATTTGTTCCTTCCATCTGCCGAGCCTTGACTCCGCCTATCTCCATGAACTGCGCGACGCGATGGCGGCGTCGAACGTGCTGTTCCAGACGCTGCTCGTCGAAGACGGCGATCCCAGCCATGCCGAAACGGCCCAACGCGACGTCGAATGGATGGCAGAGTGGAGCGGCATTGCCGCTGCCCTCGGCGCGCAGAGAATGCGGGTCATTGCCGGCAAGCAGAAGCCGACGGAGGAAAACCTCGCCCGCGCCGCCCGTCACCTGAACTGGCTCGCCGAAAAGGCGGAAGGCAGCGGCGTGCGCGTCGTCGTCGAGAATTGGTTCGACCTGCTGCCATCGCCGGTCGAAATGAACTGGCTGCTGGACCGGCTGGACGGCAAGGTCGGGCTCAACGGCGATCTTGGCAATTGGGCCGCGCCGGCAAAATATCAGGGCCTCGCCGATATCATGCACCGCGCTGAAATCTGCCACGCCAAGGCCGATTACGGCGCTGCCGGCCTCGATGCCGAGGATTACCGCAAGTGCCTGGAGATGTGCGAGCAGGCTGGTTACGCAGGTCCTTTCACGCTGATTTACGACTCGCCCTTCTTCGCCGACGAATGGGACGGCATCCTGCTGCAAAAACAGTTCATCGAGGATTTCCTGTGCGAGGCGCCGGCGCGCAGGACGGCTTGA
- the betC gene encoding choline-sulfatase: protein MARPNILILMVDQLNGTLFPDGPADFLHAPHLKSLAERSVRFANTYTASPLCAPARASFMSGQLPSRTRVYDNAAEFASDIPTYAHHLRAAGYQTALSGKMHFVGPDQLHGFEERLTTDIYPADFGWTPDYTKPGERIDWWYHNLGSVTGAGVAEITNQMEYDDEVAYHATRKLFDLSRGQDGRPWCLTVSFTHPHDPYVARRKFWDLYEDCPALDPGVAPIAFEEQDPHSQRLMKACDHEAFDISREQIRRARRGYFANISYVDEKIGEILGILERTRMAENTIILFASDHGDMLGDRGLWFKMNFFEGSARVPLMISVPGWQPKRIDQPVSTLDVTPTLAGLAGIDIAALKPWTEGEDLAALAEGTGSRGPVPMEYAAEGSEAPLICIRDGRYKLSLCEKDPPLLFDLEADPDELTNLASDPSHAETLARLTEQAKRRWNLADFDAAVRESQARRWVVYAALRNGAYYPWDYQPLQKASERYMRNHMDLNILEESQRFPRQE from the coding sequence ATGGCCCGCCCGAATATTCTCATCCTGATGGTGGATCAGTTGAACGGGACCTTGTTTCCCGATGGTCCCGCCGATTTCCTGCATGCGCCGCATCTGAAATCATTGGCCGAGCGCTCGGTACGTTTCGCCAATACCTATACGGCGAGCCCACTCTGCGCGCCGGCGCGGGCCTCCTTCATGTCCGGACAATTGCCGAGCCGGACTCGCGTCTACGACAATGCTGCGGAATTCGCCTCCGACATCCCGACCTATGCGCATCATCTGCGCGCCGCCGGATATCAGACGGCGCTTTCCGGCAAGATGCATTTCGTCGGCCCCGATCAGCTTCACGGCTTCGAGGAGCGGCTGACGACGGACATTTATCCCGCCGACTTCGGCTGGACGCCCGACTATACCAAGCCAGGCGAACGCATCGACTGGTGGTATCACAATCTCGGTTCGGTGACCGGCGCAGGTGTGGCCGAAATCACCAACCAGATGGAATATGACGACGAGGTCGCCTATCACGCCACCCGCAAGCTCTTCGATCTCTCGCGTGGCCAGGACGGGCGCCCCTGGTGCCTGACCGTCAGCTTCACCCATCCGCACGACCCTTATGTTGCGCGCCGCAAATTCTGGGATCTCTATGAGGACTGCCCTGCCCTCGACCCCGGTGTCGCGCCAATCGCCTTCGAAGAGCAGGATCCGCACTCACAGCGCCTGATGAAGGCCTGCGACCATGAGGCCTTCGACATCAGCCGCGAGCAGATCAGGCGGGCAAGGCGGGGTTACTTCGCCAATATCTCCTATGTCGACGAGAAGATCGGCGAAATCCTCGGCATCCTGGAGCGGACCCGCATGGCCGAAAACACGATCATCCTCTTTGCTTCCGACCATGGCGATATGCTTGGCGATCGCGGCCTCTGGTTCAAGATGAACTTCTTCGAAGGCTCGGCCCGCGTTCCGCTGATGATCTCGGTCCCGGGCTGGCAGCCCAAGCGCATCGATCAGCCAGTCTCGACACTCGACGTGACGCCGACGCTCGCTGGCCTTGCCGGGATCGATATCGCCGCGTTGAAGCCATGGACCGAAGGTGAGGATCTCGCAGCGCTTGCCGAAGGCACCGGCAGCCGCGGACCCGTGCCGATGGAATATGCGGCCGAAGGTTCCGAAGCCCCGCTCATCTGCATCAGGGACGGTCGATACAAGCTATCGCTCTGCGAGAAGGACCCGCCGCTGCTGTTCGACCTCGAAGCCGATCCAGATGAACTAACTAATCTGGCGAGCGATCCCTCGCACGCCGAGACCTTGGCGCGGCTCACCGAACAGGCCAAACGGCGCTGGAACCTTGCCGATTTCGACGCGGCCGTGCGCGAAAGCCAGGCGCGCCGCTGGGTGGTTTACGCAGCGCTTCGCAACGGCGCCTATTATCCATGGGATTATCAGCCGCTGCAGAAAGCCTCGGAGCGTTACATGCGCAATCACATGGACCTGAACATACTCGAGGAAAGCCAGAGGTTCCCGCGCCAGGAGTGA